A genome region from Thermococcus onnurineus NA1 includes the following:
- the metG gene encoding methionine--tRNA ligase, producing the protein MVRYMVTSALPYANGPIHAGHLAGAYLPADIFVRYLRLKGEEVIFISGTDEHGTPITFRALKEGKSPREIVDYYHEHIKTTFERAKISFDYFGRTELPVHYRISQDFFLKALENDHLIKKVSKQAYCEHDKMFLPDRYVIGTCPYCGAENQRGDQCEVCGHPLTPEELINPRCNICGNPITFRDSAHYYIKMQDFAEKLKEWVQSQEHWKPNVKNTVLGWIEEGLEERAITRDLNWGIPVPLDDEDVKGKVLYVWFEAPIGYISITVEHLKREGKENEWKKFWLNLDGGTKVIHFIGKDNIPFHAIFWPAFLMAYGKYKEEETEAEWLLPYDIPANEYLNLEGKKFSTSRNWAIWVHEFLDAFPADYLRYYLTAIMPETRDSDFSFADFKTKINEELVNNLGNFVHRALTFVNRYFDGVVPERGELDDLDRQAFEEIEKALKETGELISTYRFKDALRRVMELAIFGNRYFDYQKPWKTAKENRERTATTVNVSLQIVKVLGVLLEPFLPDASEKIWHLLNLEETKRWEFIEIPAGHRVRRAEILFRKVTDEDIIFFIVNYIARGNPESARLLLDKYYRTDDVVKVALERFGEKRKDEAMAILKSIYGERLEKKAKKEKKKEGGKVEYVKFEDFMKLDLRVGKIVDVQDHPNADKLYVVKVDLGNEVRQLVAGLKKYYSKDDLLNRYVVIIANLEPKKLRGIESQGMLLAADDGENVALLMPDKEVKLGARIR; encoded by the coding sequence ATGGTCAGATACATGGTGACTTCCGCTCTTCCCTACGCCAACGGGCCGATTCATGCTGGACACCTTGCTGGAGCATATCTGCCTGCGGATATATTTGTCCGCTATCTGAGGCTCAAGGGAGAGGAAGTGATTTTCATCAGTGGAACCGATGAACACGGGACACCAATAACCTTCAGAGCGCTCAAAGAGGGGAAAAGCCCAAGGGAGATAGTCGACTACTACCACGAGCACATCAAGACGACCTTTGAAAGGGCCAAGATAAGCTTCGACTACTTTGGCAGAACTGAACTGCCGGTCCACTACCGCATAAGCCAAGACTTTTTCCTCAAGGCTCTAGAGAACGATCACCTCATTAAAAAGGTGAGCAAGCAGGCCTACTGTGAGCACGACAAGATGTTTCTTCCGGACAGGTATGTTATAGGCACGTGCCCCTACTGCGGTGCTGAGAACCAGAGGGGAGACCAGTGTGAGGTCTGCGGCCATCCGCTCACGCCGGAAGAGCTAATAAATCCGCGCTGCAACATCTGCGGCAATCCAATAACCTTCAGGGACTCTGCTCACTATTACATAAAAATGCAGGATTTCGCCGAGAAGCTTAAGGAGTGGGTCCAAAGCCAGGAGCACTGGAAGCCGAACGTCAAGAACACAGTCCTCGGCTGGATTGAGGAGGGCCTTGAGGAGAGGGCCATAACGAGAGATTTAAACTGGGGCATTCCAGTGCCGCTCGATGACGAGGACGTCAAAGGCAAGGTTCTCTACGTCTGGTTTGAAGCGCCGATAGGGTACATCAGCATAACCGTCGAGCACCTTAAGAGGGAAGGCAAGGAGAATGAGTGGAAGAAGTTCTGGCTCAACCTTGACGGAGGGACAAAGGTCATCCACTTCATAGGCAAGGACAACATACCCTTCCACGCGATATTCTGGCCGGCTTTCCTGATGGCTTACGGCAAGTACAAGGAAGAAGAAACCGAGGCCGAGTGGCTCCTTCCGTACGACATCCCCGCCAACGAGTACCTCAACTTGGAAGGCAAGAAGTTCTCAACGAGCAGAAACTGGGCCATCTGGGTGCACGAGTTCCTCGACGCCTTCCCGGCTGACTACCTCCGCTATTACCTCACCGCTATAATGCCCGAGACGAGGGACAGCGACTTCAGCTTCGCCGACTTCAAGACAAAGATTAACGAGGAGCTGGTGAACAACCTCGGAAACTTCGTGCACAGGGCTCTAACCTTCGTGAACCGCTACTTCGACGGCGTCGTCCCCGAAAGGGGCGAGCTTGATGATCTGGACAGGCAGGCCTTCGAGGAGATTGAGAAAGCTCTGAAAGAGACGGGCGAGCTGATAAGCACCTACCGCTTCAAAGACGCTCTCAGGCGTGTAATGGAGCTGGCAATCTTCGGCAACCGCTACTTCGACTACCAGAAGCCATGGAAGACAGCCAAGGAAAACCGCGAGAGGACGGCAACAACTGTTAATGTCTCGCTCCAGATCGTCAAGGTCCTTGGAGTGCTCCTCGAGCCGTTCCTGCCGGATGCCAGTGAGAAGATATGGCACCTGCTCAACCTCGAGGAGACCAAGCGCTGGGAGTTCATCGAGATTCCAGCAGGCCACAGGGTTAGGAGAGCGGAAATCCTCTTCAGAAAGGTCACTGATGAGGACATAATATTCTTCATCGTGAACTACATAGCCAGAGGCAACCCTGAGAGCGCAAGGCTGCTCCTTGACAAGTACTACAGGACGGACGACGTCGTTAAGGTTGCCCTCGAGAGGTTCGGCGAGAAGCGTAAAGATGAGGCCATGGCAATCCTTAAGAGCATATACGGCGAAAGGCTTGAGAAGAAGGCCAAAAAGGAGAAGAAAAAGGAGGGTGGAAAAGTGGAGTACGTTAAGTTCGAGGACTTCATGAAGCTCGACTTGAGGGTTGGAAAGATTGTTGATGTGCAGGATCACCCAAACGCGGACAAGCTCTACGTGGTAAAGGTTGACCTCGGTAATGAGGTCAGGCAGCTCGTCGCTGGACTCAAGAAGTACTACAGCAAGGACGACCTCCTCAACCGCTACGTCGTTATCATAGCCAACCTCGAGCCCAAGAAGCTCAGGGGAATAGAGAGCCAGGGAATGCTCCTCGCTGCCGACGACGGCGAGAACGTTGCCCTGCTTATGCCGGACAAGGAGGTAAAGCTCGGGGCAAGAATAAGATGA
- a CDS encoding 6-pyruvoyl trahydropterin synthase family protein codes for MKSRIIERFKFEAAHAVVIGGKPEEIHGHTFWLEVAVEGPLRNGYVMNFLELRRIVNEIIERLDHRNLNALFENPTTENVALWIAKEIEKRLPKDVRLQRIVLLEGEGNGVEFEF; via the coding sequence ATGAAGTCCCGCATCATCGAACGCTTCAAATTTGAGGCGGCACATGCCGTTGTAATCGGCGGAAAGCCTGAGGAGATCCACGGCCACACTTTCTGGCTTGAGGTGGCGGTGGAAGGGCCGCTGAGGAACGGCTACGTTATGAACTTCCTTGAGCTGAGAAGAATAGTCAATGAAATCATCGAGAGGCTCGACCACAGGAACCTCAACGCCCTCTTTGAGAACCCGACGACTGAGAACGTCGCCCTCTGGATAGCGAAAGAGATTGAGAAGAGGCTCCCTAAGGATGTCAGACTCCAGAGGATAGTTCTCTTGGAAGGAGAGGGAAACGGAGTGGAGTTTGAGTTTTAA
- a CDS encoding DUF192 domain-containing protein translates to MLVNETKGRIWHGRVRLADTFFKRFRGLMLVRDINYALVFVLPAETRANASIHMFFMLSDIDVIWLDSSRRVVDFKTARKWRVYVPKKAARYIIEGPVGMINVLEVEEGDLIRWSPTEEKNKAVPVKISLPEKISFEGSNGIAIAESVKEIRTEKA, encoded by the coding sequence ATGCTCGTAAACGAGACCAAGGGCAGGATATGGCACGGAAGGGTAAGGCTCGCAGACACGTTCTTCAAGCGGTTTAGAGGCCTAATGCTGGTTAGAGACATCAACTACGCGCTTGTTTTTGTATTGCCAGCCGAAACGAGGGCTAACGCTTCGATTCACATGTTCTTCATGCTGAGTGATATCGACGTTATCTGGCTTGACTCCTCCCGCCGCGTGGTGGATTTCAAGACCGCCAGGAAGTGGCGAGTCTATGTCCCTAAGAAGGCCGCCCGGTACATCATTGAGGGCCCGGTTGGGATGATAAACGTCCTCGAGGTTGAGGAAGGGGATTTAATAAGATGGTCACCAACCGAGGAGAAAAACAAGGCCGTTCCTGTAAAGATTTCGCTGCCGGAGAAGATTTCCTTTGAAGGCTCGAACGGCATAGCGATTGCCGAGAGCGTTAAGGAAATAAGGACGGAGAAAGCTTAA
- a CDS encoding 2-oxoacid:ferredoxin oxidoreductase subunit gamma, producing MRKEILFSGFGGQGVILASVILGRAAAVYENLYAVQTQAYGPESRGGASRAEVVISDEPIDYPKTIHPDCAVFFSQEAYSKYLHTVKEGATIIVESDLVPHRDEEFEKKLKVYALPLTETAEETTGLSLTMNILTLGLLVALTDVVSREAIEKAVLDAVPKGTEEINLRALHKGFELGEKAKKGEL from the coding sequence ATGAGGAAGGAAATCCTCTTCAGCGGTTTCGGCGGCCAAGGTGTTATCCTCGCCAGCGTCATCCTTGGCAGAGCCGCTGCCGTTTATGAGAACCTCTACGCGGTTCAGACGCAGGCGTACGGGCCGGAGTCAAGGGGTGGAGCGAGCAGGGCTGAGGTGGTGATAAGTGACGAGCCGATCGACTATCCCAAGACCATCCACCCGGACTGTGCGGTCTTCTTCTCCCAGGAGGCCTACAGCAAGTACCTCCACACCGTCAAGGAAGGAGCCACAATAATAGTCGAGAGCGACCTCGTGCCGCACCGCGATGAGGAGTTCGAGAAGAAGCTGAAGGTTTACGCCCTCCCTCTAACGGAAACAGCGGAGGAAACCACCGGCCTTAGTTTAACAATGAACATACTCACCCTTGGCCTGCTGGTCGCCCTAACGGACGTCGTGAGCAGGGAAGCAATAGAAAAGGCCGTCCTCGACGCGGTCCCAAAGGGGACAGAGGAGATAAACCTCAGGGCGCTCCACAAAGGCTTTGAGCTCGGTGAGAAAGCAAAGAAAGGCGAGCTCTGA
- a CDS encoding 2-oxoacid:ferredoxin oxidoreductase subunit beta, giving the protein MYLKSAYEIRDKYLRKDMLPTIFCPGCGIGSALQYTLRAIDDLGLNPDEIVWVSGIGCSSRVPGFVNFDGLHTTHGRALAFATGIKLANPKLKIIAFMGDGDAAAIGGNHFIHAIRRNLDVTVILINNFTYGMTGGQVAPTALKGLRGTTAPYGQFENPFDIADLAVSAGANYVARWSVFNYLQGINSIKKALQKEGFTLVEFLSPCPISFGRRNRMKTSPELLRWYQKITVPISKAKNMSPEELEGKIVIGEFADRDRPGLVREYEEYKKRAKRMMGWEE; this is encoded by the coding sequence ATGTACCTGAAGTCCGCTTACGAGATTCGCGATAAATACTTGAGAAAGGACATGCTCCCGACGATATTCTGTCCGGGTTGTGGAATAGGCTCGGCCCTGCAGTACACGCTCAGAGCCATAGACGACCTCGGCCTCAACCCGGACGAGATAGTCTGGGTCAGCGGTATAGGATGTTCCTCCCGCGTTCCGGGATTCGTCAATTTCGATGGGCTGCACACAACCCACGGAAGGGCCTTAGCGTTTGCCACGGGTATAAAGCTCGCCAATCCAAAGCTCAAGATAATCGCCTTCATGGGTGACGGTGACGCGGCAGCTATCGGAGGAAACCACTTCATCCATGCCATAAGGAGGAACCTCGATGTCACGGTGATACTCATCAACAACTTCACCTACGGAATGACGGGCGGCCAGGTGGCCCCTACAGCCCTCAAAGGCTTGCGTGGAACTACTGCTCCCTACGGTCAGTTCGAGAACCCCTTTGATATAGCGGATCTCGCCGTTTCAGCAGGGGCCAACTACGTCGCCCGCTGGAGCGTCTTCAACTACCTCCAGGGAATCAACAGCATCAAGAAGGCACTTCAAAAGGAGGGCTTTACGCTCGTTGAATTCCTCTCGCCGTGTCCTATAAGCTTCGGAAGGAGGAACAGGATGAAGACGTCTCCAGAACTGCTCCGCTGGTATCAGAAGATAACCGTACCGATAAGCAAGGCCAAGAATATGTCTCCGGAAGAGCTCGAGGGCAAGATCGTCATCGGCGAGTTCGCCGACAGGGACAGGCCGGGTCTCGTTAGAGAGTACGAGGAGTACAAGAAGAGGGCCAAGAGGATGATGGGGTGGGAAGAATGA
- a CDS encoding 2-oxoacid:acceptor oxidoreductase subunit alpha: protein MRYPFPVGKSDFIQGDEAIARAAILAGCRFYAGYPITPASEIFEAMALYMPLVDGVSIQMEDEIASIAAIIGASWAGAKAMTATSGPGFSLMQENLGYAVMTETPIVVVDVQRSGPSTGQPTLAAQGDIMQAIWGTHGDHSLIVLSPSTVQEAFDMTIRAFNLAEKYRTPVVLLTDAEIAHMRERVYIPVPEEIEIVERKLPATEEEAKYPFGDIHGDGVPPMPIFGRGYRTYVTGLTHDERGRPKTVDAEVHERLIRRIIGKIENNKHDIISYETYALDDAEIAIITTGIVARSAIRAVKLLRERGIKAGLLKLNTIWPFDFDMIEELAERVKKIYVPEMNLGQLYHLVREGADGKAEVELISKIGGEVHTPMEIVEKVVG from the coding sequence ATGAGATACCCGTTTCCTGTCGGTAAGAGCGACTTCATCCAGGGTGATGAAGCCATAGCAAGAGCAGCTATCTTGGCAGGCTGCCGCTTTTACGCTGGCTATCCAATAACTCCCGCGAGCGAGATTTTTGAGGCCATGGCCCTCTACATGCCGCTCGTCGATGGAGTGAGCATACAGATGGAGGACGAAATAGCAAGTATCGCCGCTATAATTGGCGCATCTTGGGCAGGGGCTAAGGCCATGACTGCAACGAGCGGCCCTGGCTTCTCGCTCATGCAGGAGAACCTTGGATATGCTGTGATGACGGAAACACCGATAGTCGTTGTCGACGTCCAGAGAAGTGGTCCGAGCACGGGTCAGCCGACGTTAGCTGCACAGGGCGACATAATGCAGGCAATATGGGGCACTCACGGCGACCACAGCCTAATCGTTCTCAGCCCGTCAACCGTTCAGGAAGCCTTCGACATGACGATAAGAGCCTTCAACTTGGCTGAGAAGTACAGAACTCCAGTGGTCCTCCTTACCGACGCTGAGATAGCCCACATGCGCGAGAGGGTTTACATTCCAGTCCCCGAAGAGATTGAGATCGTTGAGAGAAAGCTTCCCGCCACCGAGGAGGAGGCAAAGTACCCCTTTGGAGACATCCACGGCGATGGAGTTCCACCGATGCCGATATTCGGCAGGGGCTACCGCACCTACGTCACCGGTTTAACCCACGATGAGCGTGGAAGACCAAAGACCGTTGATGCTGAAGTCCACGAGAGGCTCATCAGGAGGATAATCGGCAAAATTGAGAACAACAAGCATGACATAATCTCCTACGAGACCTACGCGCTTGATGATGCGGAGATAGCAATAATCACCACTGGAATAGTCGCCCGTTCAGCCATCAGAGCGGTCAAGTTACTGCGCGAGAGGGGCATCAAAGCAGGCCTGCTCAAGCTCAACACCATCTGGCCCTTTGACTTCGACATGATTGAAGAGCTGGCGGAGCGCGTGAAGAAGATATACGTGCCGGAGATGAACCTCGGACAGCTCTACCACCTTGTCAGGGAGGGAGCAGACGGGAAAGCCGAGGTCGAGCTGATAAGCAAGATTGGCGGCGAGGTTCACACTCCGATGGAGATAGTCGAGAAGGTGGTGGGCTGA